Proteins found in one Quercus robur chromosome 2, dhQueRobu3.1, whole genome shotgun sequence genomic segment:
- the LOC126714246 gene encoding 1-aminocyclopropane-1-carboxylate oxidase 1, producing the protein MEIPVIDFNELNDEKRSKTMELLHQACEKWGFFKIENHGIDKELMEKVKHLVNSHYEKNLKERFYESETAKALENKGNNSDIDWESSFFIWHRPTSNIDEIPNLSEGLRKAMDEYIAQLVKLAEKLSGLMCENLGLEKCFIKEAFSGSKGPSVGTKVAKYPQCPQPQEVRGLREHTDAGGIILLLQDDQVPGLEFFKDGEWVEIPPSKNNTIFVNTGDQVEVLSNGRYKSTLHRVMANENGSRLSIATFYNPAGDAIISPAPKLLYPNHFSFQDYLKLYATTKFSDKGLRFESMKKMANGHYNGLT; encoded by the exons ATGGAGATCCCAGTGATAGATTTTAATGAGCTCAATGATGAGAAGAGGAGCAAAACAATGGAGCTTCTGCACCAAGCTTGTGAAAAATGGGGCTTCTTTAAA ATTGAGAACCATGGCATTGACAAAGAGTTGATGGAAAAGGTGAAGCACTTAGTAAATAGTCACTATGAAAAAAACTTGAAGGAACGCTTCTATGAGTCTGAGACAGCCAAAGCCTTAGAAAACAAGGGAAACAACTCTGATATAGACTGGGAAAGCAGCTTCTTCATTTGGCATCGCCCAACTTCTAACATTGATGAAATTCCAAACCTCTCTGAGGGTCTTCG CAAAGCTATGGATGAGTACATAGCTCAACTGGTTAAACTAGCAGAAAAGCTGTCCGGGCTCATGTGCGAGAATCTTGGTTTGGAGAAGTGTTTTATCAAGGAGGCATTCTCAGGGAGCAAAGGTCCTTCTGTGGGGACAAAAGTAGCAAAGTACCCTCAATGTCCTCAACCACAAGAAGTAAGAGGACTTCGAGAGCACACTGATGCTGGAGGAATTATACTTTTACTCCAAGATGACCAAGTCCCAGGTCTTGAATTCTTCAAAGATGGAGAATGGGTAGAAATTCCACCATCCAAGAATAACACCATCTTTGTGAACACAGGTGACCAAGTGGAAGTGTTGAGTAATGGAAGGTATAAAAGTACTTTGCACCGTGTCATGGCTAACGAAAATGGGAGCAGACTCTCTATTGCTACTTTTTACAATCCTGCTGGTGATGCCATTATCTCTCCAGCTCCCAAACTCTTATATCCGAATCATTTCAGTTTTCAAGATTACCTGAAGCTCTATGCCACCACAAAGTTTTCAGACAAGGGCCTCAGATTCGAATCCATGAAGAAAATGGCTAATGGTCACTATAATGGCCTTACCTAA
- the LOC126714248 gene encoding K(+) efflux antiporter 4 isoform X1 → MRVRSSAIIAVLSVLLLLVCDPLLCFGSWTTLSVNESESAEAVVVVEEEEEGIVNATGTAAESNASRRSNEDSLAGMIDRALQREFPENEQNEATDSVGSFNNSVAEQQAVLETVARVKPKKNDTKEEKSFFNLDNENGAEDVPTLIDRSDNVFTLSNPKSKYPVLQLDLRLISDLVVVIVSATCGGIAFACAGQPVITGYLLAGSLIGPGGLSFVSEMVQVETVAQFGVIFLLFALGLEFSTTKLRVVRAVAILGGLLQIFLFMCLCGILTSLCGGKPSEGVFVGALLSMSSTAVVLKFLMEKNSINALHGQVTIGILILQDCAVGLLFALLPVLGGTSGVLQGVISITKLLVVLITFLAILSIFSRTCVPWFLKLMMSLSSQTNELYQLASVAFCLLVAWCSDKLGLSLELGSFAAGVMISTTDLAQHTLEQVEPIRNFFAALFLASIGMLIHVHFLWNHVDILLATVILVIVLKTFVVATVVKGFRYSNKTSILVGMSLAQIGEFSFVLLSRASNLHLIEGNLYLLLLGTTALSLVTTPLLFKLIPAVVHLGVLTRWFSPDSSSEIGFKGDSLHAESAKRITVKVLKRAKGG, encoded by the exons ATGCGGGTGAGATCCTCTGCGATTATCGCAGTGTTGTcagtgttgttgttgttggtgtgCGATCCTCTCCTCTGCTTCGGTTCTTGGACGACTCTCTCAGTGAACGAGTCGGAATCGGCGGaagcggtggtggtggtggaggaggaggaggaggggatCGTCAATGCCACGGGAACAGCTGCCGAGTCGAACGCGTCGCGTAGATCCAATGAGGACAGCTTGGCCGGCATGATAGATCGCGCTCTACAGAGAGAGTTCCCGGAGAACGAGCAAAACGAAG CCACTGATTCTGTTGGTAGCTTCAACAATAGTGTAGCTGAGCAACAG GCAGTTTTGGAAACTGTTGCTAGAGTGAAGCCGAAGAAAAATGACACTAAGGAGGAAAA GTCGTTTTTCAATTTGGATAATGAAAATGGAGCAGAAGATGTGCCAACATTAATAGATCGAAGT GACAATGTCTTTACTCTATCCAATCCAAAGTCGAAGTATCCTGTGCTTCAATTAGACTTGAG ATTGATATCAGATTTGGTAGTTGTCATTGTCTCTGCAACTTGTGGTGGAATTGCCTTTGCTTGTGCTGGACAACCG GTTATTACTGGATATCTACTAGCAGGGTCTTTAATTGGACCCGGTGGCTTGAGCTTTGTTAGTGAAATGGTGCAA GTTGAAACAGTTGCTCAGTTTGGAGtgatctttcttctttttgcaTTGGGTCTGGAATTTTCCACGACAAAG CTACGTGTTGTTCGAGCAGTGGCAATTTTAGGAGGTCTACTCCAGATTTTCCTATTTATGTGCTTGTGTGGAATACTAACCTCG TTATGTGGTGGCAAACCTTCGGAAGGGGTATTTGTTGGTGCACTCCTGTCTATGTCTTCAACAGCAGTG gtcttgaaatttttgatggaaaaaaatagtattaatgCTCTTCACGGTCAAGTCACAATCGGCATCCTTATCCTTCAA GACTGTGCTGTGGGCTTGCTGTTTGCTCTGCTTCCAGTTCTTGGTGGTACTTCTGGAGTTCTTCAAGGAGTAATATCCATTACTAAATT GTTGGTGGTTCTAATTACATTTTTGGCCATTTTGTCAATATTTTCTCGCACATGCGTACCATGGTTTCTAAAGCTCATGATGAGCCTCTCATCTCAG ACTAATGAACTCTATCAATTGGCATCGGTGGCATTTTGCTTACTTGTTGCTTGG TGTAGTGATAAGCTGGGTTTAAGCCTTGAACTTGGTTCCTTTGCCGCTGGAGTTATGATATCAACAACTGATCTTGCACAACATACACTTGAACAA GTTGAACCTATTCGCAATTTCTTTGCTGCTCTTTTTCTTGCCAGCATTGGGATGTTAATACATGTTCATTTCCTTTGGAACCATGTTGATATTTTACTAGCAACTGTTATATTGGTGATCGTTCTAAAAACATTTGTGGTTGCGACTGTTGTCAAGGGATTTAGATACAGTAACAAGACTTCGATTCTT GTCGGAATGTCTCTTGCGCAAATTGGGGAATTTTCCTTTGTTCTTCTAAGCCGTGCTTCAAATCTTCATCTAATTGAG GGCAACTTGTATTTACTGCTGCTTGGTACAACAGCTCTCAGTCTG GTGACTACACCATTGCTGTTCAAGCTAATTCCTGCTGTTGTACACCTTGGGGTGTTGACGCGGTGGTTCTCTCCAGATAGTTCAAGTGAG ATTGGATTTAAAGGGGATAGCCTTCATGCAGAGAGTGCTAAGCGTATTACTGTGAAG GTGCTTAAGCGTGCAAAAGGAGGTTGA
- the LOC126714248 gene encoding K(+) efflux antiporter 4 isoform X2 encodes MRVRSSAIIAVLSVLLLLVCDPLLCFGSWTTLSVNESESAEAVVVVEEEEEGIVNATGTAAESNASRRSNEDSLAGMIDRALQREFPENEQNEATDSVGSFNNSVAEQQAVLETVARVKPKKNDTKEEKSFFNLDNENGAEDVPTLIDRSDNVFTLSNPKSKYPVLQLDLRLISDLVVVIVSATCGGIAFACAGQPVITGYLLAGSLIGPGGLSFVSEMVQVETVAQFGVIFLLFALGLEFSTTKLRVVRAVAILGGLLQIFLFMCLCGILTSLCGGKPSEGVFVGALLSMSSTAVVLKFLMEKNSINALHGQVTIGILILQDCAVGLLFALLPVLGGTSGVLQGVISITKLLVVLITFLAILSIFSRTCVPWFLKLMMSLSSQTNELYQLASVAFCLLVAWCSDKLGLSLELGSFAAGVMISTTDLAQHTLEQVEPIRNFFAALFLASIGMLIHVHFLWNHVDILLATVILVIVLKTFVVATVVKGFRYSNKTSILVGMSLAQIGEFSFVLLSRASNLHLIEGNLYLLLLGTTALSLVTTPLLFKLIPAVVHLGVLTRWFSPDSSSEVLKRAKGG; translated from the exons ATGCGGGTGAGATCCTCTGCGATTATCGCAGTGTTGTcagtgttgttgttgttggtgtgCGATCCTCTCCTCTGCTTCGGTTCTTGGACGACTCTCTCAGTGAACGAGTCGGAATCGGCGGaagcggtggtggtggtggaggaggaggaggaggggatCGTCAATGCCACGGGAACAGCTGCCGAGTCGAACGCGTCGCGTAGATCCAATGAGGACAGCTTGGCCGGCATGATAGATCGCGCTCTACAGAGAGAGTTCCCGGAGAACGAGCAAAACGAAG CCACTGATTCTGTTGGTAGCTTCAACAATAGTGTAGCTGAGCAACAG GCAGTTTTGGAAACTGTTGCTAGAGTGAAGCCGAAGAAAAATGACACTAAGGAGGAAAA GTCGTTTTTCAATTTGGATAATGAAAATGGAGCAGAAGATGTGCCAACATTAATAGATCGAAGT GACAATGTCTTTACTCTATCCAATCCAAAGTCGAAGTATCCTGTGCTTCAATTAGACTTGAG ATTGATATCAGATTTGGTAGTTGTCATTGTCTCTGCAACTTGTGGTGGAATTGCCTTTGCTTGTGCTGGACAACCG GTTATTACTGGATATCTACTAGCAGGGTCTTTAATTGGACCCGGTGGCTTGAGCTTTGTTAGTGAAATGGTGCAA GTTGAAACAGTTGCTCAGTTTGGAGtgatctttcttctttttgcaTTGGGTCTGGAATTTTCCACGACAAAG CTACGTGTTGTTCGAGCAGTGGCAATTTTAGGAGGTCTACTCCAGATTTTCCTATTTATGTGCTTGTGTGGAATACTAACCTCG TTATGTGGTGGCAAACCTTCGGAAGGGGTATTTGTTGGTGCACTCCTGTCTATGTCTTCAACAGCAGTG gtcttgaaatttttgatggaaaaaaatagtattaatgCTCTTCACGGTCAAGTCACAATCGGCATCCTTATCCTTCAA GACTGTGCTGTGGGCTTGCTGTTTGCTCTGCTTCCAGTTCTTGGTGGTACTTCTGGAGTTCTTCAAGGAGTAATATCCATTACTAAATT GTTGGTGGTTCTAATTACATTTTTGGCCATTTTGTCAATATTTTCTCGCACATGCGTACCATGGTTTCTAAAGCTCATGATGAGCCTCTCATCTCAG ACTAATGAACTCTATCAATTGGCATCGGTGGCATTTTGCTTACTTGTTGCTTGG TGTAGTGATAAGCTGGGTTTAAGCCTTGAACTTGGTTCCTTTGCCGCTGGAGTTATGATATCAACAACTGATCTTGCACAACATACACTTGAACAA GTTGAACCTATTCGCAATTTCTTTGCTGCTCTTTTTCTTGCCAGCATTGGGATGTTAATACATGTTCATTTCCTTTGGAACCATGTTGATATTTTACTAGCAACTGTTATATTGGTGATCGTTCTAAAAACATTTGTGGTTGCGACTGTTGTCAAGGGATTTAGATACAGTAACAAGACTTCGATTCTT GTCGGAATGTCTCTTGCGCAAATTGGGGAATTTTCCTTTGTTCTTCTAAGCCGTGCTTCAAATCTTCATCTAATTGAG GGCAACTTGTATTTACTGCTGCTTGGTACAACAGCTCTCAGTCTG GTGACTACACCATTGCTGTTCAAGCTAATTCCTGCTGTTGTACACCTTGGGGTGTTGACGCGGTGGTTCTCTCCAGATAGTTCAAGTGAG GTGCTTAAGCGTGCAAAAGGAGGTTGA